The genomic region TCCTGATGCATATGTCTACCTAGCAGAATCAATCCGGGCTTGGCCAGATCAGGCAGGACTAGCCTTAAAATTGCGTGATATCGGGTTTAAATCTGTGGCGTGGCAGGATTTAACCTTCGGTATTGTCGCAGTTCACATTGGCTATAAAGGCGAAGTGGCAAAAGATGCCTCCGCTAAACCATAAGATTTGACCGTATGAATCCATCAATAAATCCATATGTACCGATCCTGGCGATCGGTGCAATCGGCCTTGGCTTCGCAGTTTTCTCTGTTATTGCAGCAGCACTAACAGGGCCTAAAAGATATAACCGAGCTAAATCAGATGCCTATGAATGTGGAATTGAACCATCACCTCAAGCCGCTGGTGGCGGTAGGTTTCCTGTGAAATATTTTTTAACTGCAATGTTGTTTATTGTTTTTGATATTGAAATTGTATTTTTATACCCATGGGCAGTCGCCTTTGATCAACTTGGTTTATTTGGATTAGTTGAGATGGCATTATTTATTGGAACCGTTTTTGTTGCCTATGCATATGTTTGGCGACGCGGTGGATTGGAATGGGATTAATCGTGGGTTTAGAAGAAAAATTACCGAGCGGATTTTTACTTACTACAGTTGAAAAACTTGCTGGATATATGCGAAAGAACTCACTTTGGCCAGCTACTTTTGGTTTAGCGTGCTGCGCGATTGAAATGATGGCAGCAGGTGCTGGTCGATATGACTTAGCACGGTTTGGAATGGAAGTATTTAGAGCATCACCACGCCAAGCAGATTTAATGATTGTTGCTGGAAGAGTTAGCAACAAAATGGCGCCAGTTGTTCGTCAGATTTATGATCAAATGGCAGCACCTAAGTGGACTATTGCAATGGGTGCTTGTGCATCATCTGGTGGAATGTTTAATAATTATGCAATCGTGCAGGGCGTTGATCACATAATTCCAGTTGATATTTATTTACCAGGTTGCCCACCAAGACCTGAAATGCTCATGGATGCAATTTTGAAGTTACATGAGCAAATTGGTAACGAAAAATTAGGTCCGAACCGCGAGAAGATTATTAAAGAAGTAGAAGCTGCTGCTTTAGCAGCTAAGCCAACTCATCAATTAAAAGGTTTATTAGCATGAGTGAAAACGGAATGTTTGGCGCAAAGGGAAGTGGAGACACCTCTGGTTTTGGTGGATTAGTAAATACCTCTTCTAATGTCGGCGTAACCCAACGCCCTTTTGGCAGTTATTTCGATCAAATAGCTGATGATCTAGAGCGGGCATATCCATTATTTAGTGATGCAATTGAAAAAGTTGTAGTTGACCGGGGCGAGCTAACATTATTTATTAAGCGTGATCGACTATTTGATGTCGCAAAAATTTTACGTGATCAACTTAAGTTTGAAATGTGTATTGGCGTAAGCGGAGCACATTACCCAAGCGAGGTCGGACGTGAACTTCATGCGGTCTACTCATTACTTTCAATTACTAGAAATCAACGAATTAGATTAGAAGTTTGCGTATCAGAAAAAGATTCACACATGCCATCTTTAGTTGAAGTTTGGGCTGGTGCGAATTGGCATGAGCGCGAGACATATGACATGTTTGGAATTATTTTTGATAATCACCCAGGGTTAACAAGAATTTTAATGCCAGATGATTGGCCAGGATTTCCGCAACGAAAAGATTATCCACTTGGTGGAATTGATATTGAATACAAAGGTGCAACTGTGCCCGCACCATCTCAACGCCGGAGCTATCAATGACAACTTTTACCGATCCCTACGCATCCTCACAGGAAACTACGGAAGGCCGAGTTTATTCTGTAACCGGGGGTGACTGGGATTCATTAGTTACTGAAATTGGCGCGACCAAAGAAGAGCGTGTTGTTTTAAATATGGGCCCACAACATCCATCAACACATGGTGTGCTGCGATTAGTACTAGAACTTGATGGTGAAACAATTACTGAAACACGATGTGGAATTGGTTATCTACATACAGGTATTGAAAAAAATACTGAATACCGAAATTGGACACAAGGCGTAACTTTTGTAACCAGAATGGATTATTTGTCTCCAATGTTTAATGAGACTACTTACTGCTTAGGTGTTGAAAAGCTTTTAGGGATTACAAACGATGTAACAGAGCGGGCTACTGTAATTAGAGTAATGATGATGGAATTCAATCGAATCTCATCTCATATGGTTGCTCTTGGAACTGGTGCACTAGAGCTAGGCGCATTATCGCCAATGATTTTTGCATTTAGAGAACGCGAAAAAGTATTAGATGTATTTGAGATGGTTTCTGGGCTGCGAATGAATATGGCATACGTCAGACCTGGCGGAGTAGCGCAGGATTTACCGGATGGCGCGCTTAGCAAAATTAGGCAGACTGTTAAAGAATTACGTCATAACTTTAAAGATAATGAAAAACTCTTAGTTGGTAATTCAATTTGGATTAAGCGCACACAAGGTATTGGTTACTTAGATTTAGCAGGTTGCACAACACTTGGTATTACTGGCCCAGTTCTTCGTTCAACTGGTTTAGCTTGGGACTTAAGAAAAGCCCAGCCTTATTGTGGATATGAGAATTATCAATTTGATATCCCAACCACAGATAGCTGTGATGTTTATGGAAGATTTTTAATAAGGATGCAAGAGCTTGAACAATCACTAAGAATTATTGAACAGTGTGTAGCTAAATTAGAAAAACTAGAAGGTGAGCCAGTAATGGTTGCCGATAAAAAAATTGCTTGGCCATCTCAGTTATCTGTCGGCGCAGACGGAATGGGTAACTCACTAAATCACATTAGAGAGATTATGGGCGAATCAATGGAAGCGTTAATTCATCACTTCAAATTAGTAACAGAAGGTTTTAGAGTTCCAGTGGGACAGGTTTACACCGCAATTGAATCACCACGTGGTGAACTTGGCGTTCATTTAGTTTCAGATGGCGGCACCAGGCCATACCGTGTTCACTTTAGAGATCCATCATTTAATAATCTTCAAGCAACTGCAGCAATGTGTGAAGGTGGACAGATTGCAGATGTAATTGCAGCTGTTGCATCAATTGATCCAGTAATGGGTGGGGTTGATCGCTAATGGCATATACAAATGATCAGATATCAATAATGGATTCAATTATTGCAAGATATCCACGTAAGCGAAGTGCGATTATGCCTCTACTTCACTACGTGCAATCAATTGAAGGTTATGTGACAAATGAAGGAATTGAATTAATCGGAAAGAAGCTTGAATTAGCTACCGCTGAAGTAACTGCAGTTTCAACTTTCTATACTCAATACAAGTCAAAGCCAGTAGGTGAATATCACGTTGGTATCTGCACAAATACATTATGTGCAGTTATGGGTGGAGATGTGATCTTTGATGCGGTTAAAGAGCACCTCGGAATTGAAAATAATGGTCTAACAAGTGATGGAAAAGTTTCTGTAGAACATATTGAATGTAATGCAGCGTGTGATTACGCACCAGTTGTAATGGTTAATTGGGAGTTTTACGATAATCAAACTGTGGAATCAGTTAAAAATTTAGTAGACGGAGCTAGAAGTGGTAATCCACCAGCACCAACACGTGGGCCTAAAACACTTAGAACTTGGAAACAAAACTCAGCTGTTCTTGCTGGTATTTCAGATGGGCTTTCTGGTGAAGGTGTGCAAGCAGGTGCTCCAACATTACTTGGGCTTAAGAAAGCAAAAGGTGGAGCATGAGTAAATTAACTCCAGTTCTTTCAGCTAATTGGGATGAAGCAGATTCATTTACGATCACAGGTTATAAGCGCAATGGTGGTTACACCGCAATTGCTAAAGCATTGGAAATGCCAGCGGATGAAGTAATTCAATTAATTAAAGATTCAGGATTACGCGGCAGGGGTGGCGCAGGTTTTCCAACTGGTAACAAGTGGGGCTTTATTCCACAAGGAGATAATAAGGAACATTATTTTGTTGTTAATGCAGATGAATCAGAACCTGGTACCTGTAAAGACACACCACTAATGATGGCTAATCCACATGTATTAATTGAAGGAATAATTATTGGTTCATATGCAATTAGAGCAAATTATGCATTTATATATATTCGTGGGGAAGTAGCTCACGTTGTGCGAAGGGTTCAGCAAGCCATTGAAGATGCCTATGCCGCCGGACTACTTGGTAAAAATATATTAGGAAAAGGATTTGATTTAGAGTTGGTATTACATGTTGGAGCTGGTGCTTATATTTGTGGTGAAGAAACTGCGCTACTTGATTCTCTAGAGGGCTTTAGAGGACAACCAAGACTTCGCCCACCATTTCCAGCAATCGCAGGCTTATATGCAAAGCCAACAGTTGTTAATAATGTTGAATCTGTGGCTTCAGTACCAGCAATAATTAATAACGGAGTCACTTGGTTTACCGCAATGGGAACTGAAAAAAGTAAAGGGTTTACGCTTTATTCATTATCTGGGCATGTTAATAATCCTGGTCAGTTCGAAGCACCACTTGGAATTACTTTGCGCCAATTACTTGATATAGCTGGCGGAGTTAGAAATGGACACAAGTTAAAGTTTTGGACACCAGGTGGGTCATCTACACCAATCTTTACTGATGCTCATCTAGATGTTCCACTTGATTATGAAGGCGTAGCAGCTGCTGGCTCAATGTTAGGTACAAAAGCACTACAAATATTTGATGAAACAACTTGCATTGTTAGAGCAGTATTACGCTGGACTGAGTTTTATAAACATGAATCTTGTGGAAAGTGCACACCGTGCCGTGAAGGAACCTGGTGGTTAGTACAAGTACTAAAGGATTTAGAGGCAGGAAAAGGAAGTGAAGCAGATTTAGATAAGTTGCTAGATCTTTGCGACAACATCATGGGGCGCTCATTTTGTGCGCTCGCTGATGGCGCAGCTAGTCCAATTATTTCCTCACTTAAGTATTTCCGCCAAGAATATTTAGATCACTTAGCAGCTGGGCAGTGCCCATTTGATCCAATGGCTGCAACATTATTTTCACCAATAGGTGCCAAATGAGTATTCAAGAGTTAAGTACAGATCAAGAGGTAGCAGTTGAAATGATTACCTGCGTTATCGATGGATTTGAAATAACTGTTCCAAAAGGAACTCTGGTAATCCGTGCTGCAGAAAAATTAGGAATACAAATCCCAAGATTTTGTGATCATCCATTACTTGAACCAGCCGGTGCTTGCCGACAATGTTTAGTAGATATTGAAATAAATGGAAGAGCATTTCCTAAACCACAAGCCTCTTGCACGATTCCAGTTGAAAACGGAATGATTGTTAAAACTCAATTAACCTCAGCCGTTGCAGACAAAGCACAAAAAGGTGTTATGGAGTTGTTATTAATTAATCACCCACTTGATTGTCCAGTTTGCGATAAGGGTGGTGAATGTCCACTTCAAAATCAAGCAATGTCTACCGGCAGAAGTGAATCTAGATTTGAAGGAATAAAGCGCACATTCGAAAAGCCAGTTGCTATTTCATCTCAAGTATTACTAGATAGAGAGAGGTGTGTACTTTGCGCCCGATGCACAAGATTTTCTGAACAGATCGCCGGTGATCCATTTATTACATTAAATGAGCGAGGCGCTCTGCAACAAGTTGGTATATATGAAGATGAGCCATTTGATTCTTATTACTCAGGTAATACTGTGCAGATCTGCCCAGTTGGTGCACTCACCGGCACTTCATATCGATTCCGTGCCCGACCATTTGATTTAGTTTCAACTAGCTCTGCTTGTGAACACTGCGCTTCAGGATGTGACATGCGCACTGATGTTAGGCGCGGTAAAACATTAAGAAGATTAGCTGGCGATGATGCTGATGTTAATGAAGAGTGGAATTGCGATAAAGGTAGATGGGCATTTAAGTATGAAGTAGCAAAGAACAGATTAACTGCTCCAATGATTAGAGATTCAAGTGGGCAACTACAAGAAGTGTCATGGCCTGAAGCTTTAGCAGCAGCTGCGGCAGGTTTAAGAGATGCTAAAGCAGGAGTTTTAGTTGGTGGCCGCTCAACAATCGAAGATGCTTATGGTTATAGCAAGTTTGCGCGCGTTGCGCTGGGTACAAACAACATTGATTTTAGATCACGTGTTCACAGTAATGAAGAGCTAGATTTCTTAGCCAGTGCACCATTAACTGCTACCTATAAAGATATTGATAAAGCAGATCATGTTGTACTAATTAATTTTGAACCAGAAGATGAATCACCAATTATTTTTCTTCGTATTTACAAACAAACTCATAAGAGATCTATAAAAGTTACAACTATTGCACCATTTGCAAGTAGGGGTAGTGAGAAGTTAAAAGCAAATCTAATTAAGTGTGCTGCCGGTAATGAAATTTCAGCAATTTCTTCACTTACGGGATTAACAAAAAAGACTGTAGTTCTAGTAGGTGAGCGATTATCAGAAACACCCGGAGCGCTATCTGCAGTTTTACAGTTAATAAATCAATCTGGTGCAAAGCTTGGTTGGGTACCAAGAAGAGCTGGAGAACGTGGCGCGATTGCAGCGGGCGCTTCAGGTAATTTATTACCCGGCAATAGATTAGTTTCTGACTCAGCAGCCAGAGTTGATATCGCAACTGTTTGGTCATCTTCTTCACTACCAACAGATTCTGGAATGAATACTTTAGAGATTATTAACTCTGACCTGCAGGCAGTACTAGTTGGCGCAGTTGACCCGATGGATATTTCTCCCGATGCAAAGATAAAGTTGTCTAAGAAGTTTATAGTTTCATTAGAAATTCGACACAGTGACATTACGGATATTGCAAGTGTTGTATTGCCAGTTGCTGCTGTAGTTGAAAAAAGTGGGTCATTTATGGATTGGCAAGGCAATGTCCGTAAATTTGAAGCAGCAGTTGCTCAATCATTAAATAGAAGTGATGTAAGAATTTTGT from Candidatus Nanopelagicus abundans harbors:
- a CDS encoding NADH-quinone oxidoreductase subunit A — protein: MNPYVPILAIGAIGLGFAVFSVIAAALTGPKRYNRAKSDAYECGIEPSPQAAGGGRFPVKYFLTAMLFIVFDIEIVFLYPWAVAFDQLGLFGLVEMALFIGTVFVAYAYVWRRGGLEWD
- a CDS encoding NuoB/complex I 20 kDa subunit family protein, whose product is MGLEEKLPSGFLLTTVEKLAGYMRKNSLWPATFGLACCAIEMMAAGAGRYDLARFGMEVFRASPRQADLMIVAGRVSNKMAPVVRQIYDQMAAPKWTIAMGACASSGGMFNNYAIVQGVDHIIPVDIYLPGCPPRPEMLMDAILKLHEQIGNEKLGPNREKIIKEVEAAALAAKPTHQLKGLLA
- a CDS encoding NADH-quinone oxidoreductase subunit C encodes the protein MSENGMFGAKGSGDTSGFGGLVNTSSNVGVTQRPFGSYFDQIADDLERAYPLFSDAIEKVVVDRGELTLFIKRDRLFDVAKILRDQLKFEMCIGVSGAHYPSEVGRELHAVYSLLSITRNQRIRLEVCVSEKDSHMPSLVEVWAGANWHERETYDMFGIIFDNHPGLTRILMPDDWPGFPQRKDYPLGGIDIEYKGATVPAPSQRRSYQ
- a CDS encoding NADH-quinone oxidoreductase subunit D, encoding MTTFTDPYASSQETTEGRVYSVTGGDWDSLVTEIGATKEERVVLNMGPQHPSTHGVLRLVLELDGETITETRCGIGYLHTGIEKNTEYRNWTQGVTFVTRMDYLSPMFNETTYCLGVEKLLGITNDVTERATVIRVMMMEFNRISSHMVALGTGALELGALSPMIFAFREREKVLDVFEMVSGLRMNMAYVRPGGVAQDLPDGALSKIRQTVKELRHNFKDNEKLLVGNSIWIKRTQGIGYLDLAGCTTLGITGPVLRSTGLAWDLRKAQPYCGYENYQFDIPTTDSCDVYGRFLIRMQELEQSLRIIEQCVAKLEKLEGEPVMVADKKIAWPSQLSVGADGMGNSLNHIREIMGESMEALIHHFKLVTEGFRVPVGQVYTAIESPRGELGVHLVSDGGTRPYRVHFRDPSFNNLQATAAMCEGGQIADVIAAVASIDPVMGGVDR
- the nuoE gene encoding NADH-quinone oxidoreductase subunit NuoE; translated protein: MAYTNDQISIMDSIIARYPRKRSAIMPLLHYVQSIEGYVTNEGIELIGKKLELATAEVTAVSTFYTQYKSKPVGEYHVGICTNTLCAVMGGDVIFDAVKEHLGIENNGLTSDGKVSVEHIECNAACDYAPVVMVNWEFYDNQTVESVKNLVDGARSGNPPAPTRGPKTLRTWKQNSAVLAGISDGLSGEGVQAGAPTLLGLKKAKGGA
- the nuoF gene encoding NADH-quinone oxidoreductase subunit NuoF, which produces MSKLTPVLSANWDEADSFTITGYKRNGGYTAIAKALEMPADEVIQLIKDSGLRGRGGAGFPTGNKWGFIPQGDNKEHYFVVNADESEPGTCKDTPLMMANPHVLIEGIIIGSYAIRANYAFIYIRGEVAHVVRRVQQAIEDAYAAGLLGKNILGKGFDLELVLHVGAGAYICGEETALLDSLEGFRGQPRLRPPFPAIAGLYAKPTVVNNVESVASVPAIINNGVTWFTAMGTEKSKGFTLYSLSGHVNNPGQFEAPLGITLRQLLDIAGGVRNGHKLKFWTPGGSSTPIFTDAHLDVPLDYEGVAAAGSMLGTKALQIFDETTCIVRAVLRWTEFYKHESCGKCTPCREGTWWLVQVLKDLEAGKGSEADLDKLLDLCDNIMGRSFCALADGAASPIISSLKYFRQEYLDHLAAGQCPFDPMAATLFSPIGAK
- a CDS encoding NADH-quinone oxidoreductase subunit G, with the translated sequence MSIQELSTDQEVAVEMITCVIDGFEITVPKGTLVIRAAEKLGIQIPRFCDHPLLEPAGACRQCLVDIEINGRAFPKPQASCTIPVENGMIVKTQLTSAVADKAQKGVMELLLINHPLDCPVCDKGGECPLQNQAMSTGRSESRFEGIKRTFEKPVAISSQVLLDRERCVLCARCTRFSEQIAGDPFITLNERGALQQVGIYEDEPFDSYYSGNTVQICPVGALTGTSYRFRARPFDLVSTSSACEHCASGCDMRTDVRRGKTLRRLAGDDADVNEEWNCDKGRWAFKYEVAKNRLTAPMIRDSSGQLQEVSWPEALAAAAAGLRDAKAGVLVGGRSTIEDAYGYSKFARVALGTNNIDFRSRVHSNEELDFLASAPLTATYKDIDKADHVVLINFEPEDESPIIFLRIYKQTHKRSIKVTTIAPFASRGSEKLKANLIKCAAGNEISAISSLTGLTKKTVVLVGERLSETPGALSAVLQLINQSGAKLGWVPRRAGERGAIAAGASGNLLPGNRLVSDSAARVDIATVWSSSSLPTDSGMNTLEIINSDLQAVLVGAVDPMDISPDAKIKLSKKFIVSLEIRHSDITDIASVVLPVAAVVEKSGSFMDWQGNVRKFEAAVAQSLNRSDVRILSMLADEIGKPINLPTVKAARVEFDSIGNWDGAKNTFKSVAPVANKNVSSDEAILTSWRNLLDKGSLQDGEDNLAGTARKSVVVMSADRAKKLGVKESELVRVSNEYGAITLPCQIADIEEASVWLPRNSASSQLIRNLGVVSNSIVKVAKA